A window of the Haloarcula litorea genome harbors these coding sequences:
- a CDS encoding glycosyltransferase family 4 protein — MRVLNYLELADRLDRSGIGTAVDQQRAALSDTDVDVLTNPWHDGHPGWALGGNVAFDDPVFREFDVAHCNMIGPGSVAVARHAKRHDVPLVLHAHVTREDFRDSFRGSNLVAPALGRYLRWFYSQADRVLCPSEYTKDVLESYPVEAPIEPVTNGVDIDALEGFKSLRGKYRERYDLDGMVVFAVGNVFERKGLTTFCELARATDYDFAWFGPYDDGPQASKTVRRWVSDPPENVTFSGWIDDIRGAFGAGDVYLFPTKAENQGIAVLEAMACGKAVVLSDIPVFREYYEDGHDCLICADRAEFREALDRLAANPGLRERLGENARETAREHSLDRVGERLVETYEGLV, encoded by the coding sequence GTGCGCGTCCTGAACTACCTCGAACTCGCCGATCGGTTGGACCGGTCGGGCATCGGCACCGCCGTCGACCAGCAGCGGGCGGCGCTTTCCGACACCGACGTCGACGTGCTCACCAATCCCTGGCACGACGGCCACCCCGGGTGGGCGCTGGGCGGCAACGTCGCCTTCGACGATCCGGTGTTCCGGGAGTTCGACGTGGCCCACTGCAACATGATCGGCCCCGGGTCGGTCGCCGTCGCACGGCACGCGAAGCGCCACGACGTGCCGCTGGTGCTGCACGCCCACGTCACGCGCGAGGACTTCCGGGACAGCTTCCGCGGCTCGAACCTCGTCGCGCCGGCGCTGGGCCGGTATCTCCGGTGGTTCTACTCGCAGGCCGACCGGGTGCTGTGTCCCTCAGAGTACACGAAGGACGTCCTCGAATCGTACCCCGTCGAGGCCCCCATCGAGCCCGTGACGAACGGCGTCGACATCGACGCCCTCGAGGGGTTCAAGTCGCTGCGCGGGAAGTACCGCGAGCGCTACGACCTGGACGGGATGGTCGTCTTCGCCGTCGGCAACGTCTTCGAGCGCAAGGGGCTGACGACGTTCTGCGAACTGGCGCGAGCGACCGACTACGACTTCGCGTGGTTCGGCCCCTACGACGACGGCCCACAGGCCTCGAAGACGGTCCGGCGGTGGGTGTCGGACCCGCCGGAGAACGTCACCTTCAGCGGGTGGATCGACGACATCCGGGGAGCCTTCGGCGCGGGCGACGTCTACCTGTTCCCGACGAAGGCCGAGAACCAGGGCATCGCCGTGCTGGAGGCGATGGCCTGCGGGAAGGCCGTCGTCCTCTCGGACATCCCCGTCTTCCGGGAGTACTACGAGGACGGCCACGACTGCCTGATCTGTGCGGACCGGGCGGAGTTCCGCGAGGCGCTGGACCGGCTGGCGGCCAACCCCGGCCTCCGCGAGCGCCTCGGCGAGAACGCCCGGGAGACCGCCCGCGAACACTCGCTGGACCGGGTCGGCGAGCGGCTGGTCGAGACCTACGAGGGGCTCGTCTGA
- a CDS encoding ribonuclease P protein component 4: protein MTDEATIARERIERLQSLAREAVEAGREDRAREYVARARRVAERHRLPLPRTFKRFTCDACDAFLVPGRNARVRTRTGHVVVTCDCGTQARYPYD, encoded by the coding sequence ATGACCGACGAGGCGACCATCGCACGGGAGCGCATCGAGCGCCTCCAGTCGCTGGCCCGCGAGGCCGTCGAGGCCGGCCGCGAGGACCGGGCGCGCGAGTACGTCGCCCGCGCCCGTCGCGTCGCCGAGCGCCACCGGCTCCCGCTGCCGCGGACGTTCAAGCGGTTCACCTGCGACGCCTGTGACGCCTTTCTCGTCCCGGGCCGGAACGCCCGGGTGCGCACCCGGACCGGCCACGTGGTCGTCACCTGTGACTGTGGCACACAGGCTCGGTACCCCTACGACTGA
- a CDS encoding YhbY family RNA-binding protein, with the protein MSETPRRQRIHELDTTLRVGKSGIESVVDELDSQLSDREFVKVKFLRAARGGTTSEDLADDLADEVGADVVRVRGHTAVFER; encoded by the coding sequence ATGTCAGAGACGCCTCGACGACAGCGCATCCACGAACTGGACACGACGCTGCGCGTCGGGAAGAGCGGTATCGAGTCGGTCGTCGACGAACTGGACTCGCAGCTCTCGGACCGGGAGTTCGTGAAGGTGAAGTTCCTCCGCGCGGCCCGCGGCGGGACGACCAGCGAAGACCTGGCCGACGACCTCGCCGACGAGGTCGGGGCCGACGTGGTCCGTGTCCGGGGGCACACGGCGGTGTTCGAGCGATGA
- a CDS encoding mechanosensitive ion channel family protein — protein sequence MQVAPVANVLDNFLPEGLAGTLASAIVFVAVFAVVYLVGKAVVIPVVDRSLQSRDLDEHARKPLKKLVSIAIVFVAISVAFGLAQYGDFLQSLATIAAAATLAIGLAMQDVLKNFVAGIFIYTDKPFRIGDWIEWDGNSGVVEDISLRVSRVRTFDNELLTVPNSQLTDGVIKNPVAKDQLRLKFTFGIGYDDDIDKATEIILEEARNHPEILDDPGPSVRLVELGDSSVGLQSRIWIDNPSRADFVKTRGEFVQSVKQRFDEEDINIPYPNRTIGGGLELAGLDSPVEPATDD from the coding sequence ATGCAGGTCGCCCCCGTCGCGAACGTCCTCGACAACTTCCTCCCGGAGGGACTTGCCGGGACGCTCGCCTCGGCCATCGTCTTCGTCGCCGTCTTCGCCGTCGTCTACCTCGTCGGGAAGGCCGTGGTCATCCCCGTCGTCGACCGCTCGCTGCAGTCTCGCGACCTCGACGAGCACGCCCGCAAGCCGCTGAAGAAGCTGGTGAGCATCGCCATCGTCTTCGTCGCCATCTCGGTCGCGTTCGGACTGGCCCAGTACGGCGACTTCCTGCAGTCGCTGGCGACCATCGCCGCCGCCGCGACGCTGGCCATCGGGCTGGCGATGCAGGACGTGCTGAAGAACTTCGTCGCCGGCATCTTCATCTACACCGACAAGCCGTTCCGCATCGGCGACTGGATCGAGTGGGACGGCAACTCCGGCGTCGTCGAGGACATCAGCCTCCGGGTCTCCCGGGTCCGCACCTTCGACAACGAGCTGCTGACGGTCCCGAACTCGCAGCTCACCGACGGCGTCATCAAGAACCCCGTCGCGAAGGACCAGCTGCGCCTGAAGTTCACCTTCGGCATCGGCTACGACGACGACATCGACAAGGCGACCGAGATCATCCTCGAGGAGGCCCGGAACCACCCGGAGATCCTCGACGACCCCGGGCCCTCCGTCCGGCTGGTCGAGCTCGGGGACTCCTCGGTCGGCCTCCAGTCCCGCATCTGGATCGACAACCCCAGCCGCGCCGACTTCGTGAAGACCCGCGGGGAGTTCGTCCAGTCGGTCAAACAGCGGTTCGACGAGGAGGACATCAACATCCCCTACCCGAACCGCACCATCGGCGGCGGCCTCGAACTCGCCGGCCTCGACAGCCCCGTGGAGCCGGCCACCGACGACTGA
- a CDS encoding DUF2249 domain-containing protein, translated as MATDHADRRRLDVREVEGEPFGRIVSELGELDGDECLLLVNSFEPVPLYDVLDERGYDHETTQVADDEWHVEIRPR; from the coding sequence ATGGCGACGGATCACGCCGACCGCCGGCGACTCGACGTCCGTGAGGTCGAGGGCGAACCGTTCGGACGGATCGTCTCCGAACTGGGGGAACTGGACGGCGACGAGTGTCTCCTGCTGGTCAACAGTTTCGAGCCCGTCCCGCTGTACGACGTACTGGACGAGCGCGGCTACGACCACGAGACGACACAGGTCGCGGACGACGAGTGGCACGTCGAGATACGGCCGAGGTAG
- a CDS encoding molybdopterin-containing oxidoreductase family protein, which yields MPLTRRDFLTAAGAGAVGALVEGAWGATQATDPITSVDNPLQSYPNRDWEDVYREIYAYDDVDWTVCHPNCTQSCALNFYMKNGVPIRAEQVYHNEEPSVGPSGYEDAGVSQQWNPRGCMKGLTLHRRTFEPSRIKYPMVRKGWDPDDPNPEGRGEDEFERVSWEEAVDLIAEKMANLEDSKHFQVFNAIKADGLFTRHGSGRRLASIFGGCEWTEYDWYADLPPGHVITTGYQTSDGDAAGWRKSDYTIIQGKNLIHNKLADNHWFQEMRERGGEIVGIYPDYSPTVQKCDRWLPVRPGSDPAIPLAFAHVIIDEELYDPEFMRGYTSLPLLVREDDGKYLRAHEVFEDHEEPPEDTHDAEEAGDWGDFVVVTEDGALAPLAREEVGSETPATPRLEAEREVDLVDGSTVSVRTDFARQKETVMRDYAPERVEEITTVPADALRKTAREFAEADTAQWITGEGINHWFHGSTQLQRSVFFVQSMLANVGEPGGGYHNFSGQYKIELLDGYPEYVNPDGHKAHGMYPGYAFAFFGGEQLDPRDIRGGYEGDLVPQGDVDEPVVPEGAEGYTMAKPEVLWTMNCNLLNQTKHQEHVMRNFVKHPDTANELFVVSDMHMTYSARHADIVLPVPSWLECDYPDITVGPENPFIQMDSGVMDPIYDTKQDGEIVALVAEKLDEKIPPEERNVDSYRAYFEEFLDDDGDVREYMREVFDASMTTRDIEVEDLEDGPERLQLKTYPRTPFYSQTHEDRPFFTKTGRMEFHKEEDRFGELELSDLCHVESPEGTPYGANQKWDSAADETNDLYEEGYQYFYNTPHPKYRTHSSWGMTDWNLIWASRDFGSVSGDPEGTERLIDDFSFPQGDGETNDAPPLGEAFVEMHPEDAEKHGVENGDYIRIVGDRGSVVVRVLISDRQRPSSAGDVGQLTIWHGWWEQHFPADEESDDDISGYNVATNIWLNPMLETDDLVHKSTFGNPNIADEVEDSIAWADGSGFHVGYEEAVWSPTGVERDTLVKVEKYDDASYWPGDAREDETFQSYVDGTLQRGDD from the coding sequence GTGCCGCTGACGAGGCGCGACTTCCTGACCGCGGCCGGCGCGGGCGCGGTCGGCGCGCTCGTCGAGGGTGCCTGGGGCGCGACACAGGCGACCGACCCCATCACGAGTGTCGATAACCCCCTGCAGTCCTACCCCAACCGCGACTGGGAGGACGTGTACCGGGAGATCTACGCCTACGACGACGTGGACTGGACGGTCTGTCACCCCAACTGCACCCAGTCCTGTGCGCTGAACTTCTATATGAAGAACGGCGTCCCCATCCGGGCCGAGCAGGTGTACCACAACGAGGAACCGTCGGTCGGCCCGTCGGGGTACGAAGACGCCGGCGTCAGCCAGCAGTGGAACCCGCGTGGCTGTATGAAGGGGCTGACGCTCCACCGGCGCACGTTCGAGCCCTCTCGCATCAAGTACCCGATGGTCCGCAAGGGGTGGGACCCCGACGACCCCAACCCCGAGGGCCGCGGCGAGGACGAGTTCGAGCGGGTGTCCTGGGAGGAGGCCGTCGACCTCATCGCCGAGAAGATGGCGAATCTGGAGGACAGCAAACACTTCCAGGTGTTCAACGCCATCAAGGCCGACGGCCTGTTCACCCGACACGGCTCCGGGCGGCGGCTCGCCTCCATCTTCGGGGGCTGCGAGTGGACGGAGTACGACTGGTACGCCGACCTGCCGCCGGGCCACGTCATCACGACGGGCTACCAGACGTCGGACGGCGACGCCGCCGGGTGGCGCAAGTCCGACTACACGATCATCCAGGGGAAGAACCTCATCCACAACAAGCTCGCCGACAACCACTGGTTCCAGGAGATGCGGGAGCGAGGCGGCGAGATCGTCGGGATCTACCCGGACTACTCGCCGACGGTCCAGAAGTGCGACCGGTGGCTGCCGGTCCGGCCCGGCAGCGACCCGGCGATCCCCCTCGCGTTCGCGCACGTCATCATCGACGAGGAGTTGTACGACCCCGAGTTCATGCGGGGCTACACGAGCCTCCCGCTGCTGGTGCGCGAGGACGACGGCAAGTACCTGCGCGCCCACGAAGTGTTCGAGGACCACGAGGAGCCCCCCGAGGACACTCACGACGCCGAGGAGGCGGGCGACTGGGGGGACTTCGTCGTGGTCACCGAAGACGGAGCGCTCGCCCCGCTCGCGCGCGAGGAGGTGGGTTCCGAGACGCCGGCCACCCCGCGGCTCGAGGCCGAGCGCGAGGTCGATCTGGTCGACGGGTCGACGGTGTCGGTCCGGACGGACTTCGCCCGACAGAAAGAGACCGTTATGCGGGACTACGCGCCGGAGCGGGTCGAGGAGATCACGACGGTCCCGGCCGACGCCCTCAGGAAGACCGCCCGGGAGTTCGCCGAGGCCGACACCGCCCAGTGGATCACCGGCGAGGGGATCAACCACTGGTTCCACGGGTCGACCCAGCTCCAGCGGAGCGTCTTCTTCGTGCAGTCGATGCTGGCCAACGTCGGCGAGCCCGGTGGCGGGTACCACAACTTCTCGGGGCAGTACAAGATCGAGCTCCTGGACGGCTACCCCGAGTACGTCAACCCCGACGGCCACAAGGCCCACGGGATGTATCCGGGCTACGCCTTCGCCTTCTTCGGCGGTGAGCAGCTCGACCCGCGTGACATCCGCGGGGGCTACGAGGGCGACCTCGTCCCGCAGGGCGACGTCGACGAGCCGGTCGTGCCGGAGGGGGCGGAGGGGTACACGATGGCCAAGCCCGAGGTCCTCTGGACGATGAACTGCAACCTCCTGAACCAGACCAAACACCAGGAGCACGTGATGCGGAACTTCGTGAAGCACCCGGACACGGCCAACGAGCTGTTCGTCGTCTCGGACATGCACATGACCTACTCGGCCCGCCACGCCGACATCGTGCTCCCGGTCCCCTCCTGGCTGGAGTGTGACTATCCGGACATCACCGTCGGCCCGGAGAACCCCTTCATCCAGATGGACAGCGGCGTGATGGACCCGATCTACGACACCAAACAGGACGGGGAGATCGTCGCGCTGGTCGCCGAGAAGCTCGACGAGAAGATCCCGCCCGAGGAGCGCAACGTCGACTCCTACCGGGCGTACTTCGAGGAGTTCCTCGACGACGACGGCGACGTGAGAGAGTACATGCGGGAGGTGTTCGACGCGAGTATGACGACTCGGGACATCGAGGTCGAGGACCTGGAGGACGGCCCCGAACGCCTCCAGCTCAAGACGTACCCGCGGACGCCGTTCTACTCGCAGACCCACGAGGACCGCCCGTTCTTCACCAAGACCGGTCGGATGGAGTTCCACAAGGAGGAGGACCGCTTCGGCGAGCTCGAGTTGAGCGACCTGTGCCACGTGGAGAGCCCAGAGGGGACCCCGTACGGGGCCAACCAGAAGTGGGACAGCGCCGCCGACGAGACCAACGACCTCTACGAGGAGGGGTACCAGTACTTCTACAACACCCCACACCCGAAGTACCGGACCCACTCCTCGTGGGGGATGACCGACTGGAACCTCATCTGGGCGTCGCGGGACTTCGGGTCCGTCAGCGGCGATCCCGAGGGGACCGAGCGGCTGATAGACGACTTCTCGTTCCCGCAGGGCGACGGTGAGACGAACGACGCCCCGCCGCTGGGCGAGGCGTTCGTCGAAATGCATCCGGAGGACGCCGAGAAACACGGCGTCGAGAACGGCGACTACATCCGGATCGTGGGCGACCGGGGTTCGGTCGTCGTCCGAGTGCTGATAAGCGACCGCCAGCGGCCGAGTTCGGCCGGCGACGTCGGCCAGCTCACCATCTGGCACGGCTGGTGGGAACAGCACTTCCCGGCGGACGAGGAGAGCGACGACGACATCTCGGGGTACAACGTGGCGACGAACATCTGGCTGAACCCGATGCTTGAGACCGACGACCTCGTCCACAAGTCGACGTTCGGCAACCCCAACATCGCCGACGAGGTCGAGGACAGCATCGCCTGGGCCGACGGGTCGGGGTTCCACGTCGGCTACGAGGAGGCGGTCTGGTCGCCGACCGGCGTCGAGCGCGATACGCTGGTGAAAGTCGAGAAGTACGACGACGCGAGCTACTGGCCCGGCGACGCCCGCGAGGACGAGACGTTCCAGAGCTACGTCGACGGAACCCTGCAGAGAGGTGACGACTGA
- a CDS encoding 4Fe-4S dicluster domain-containing protein, whose product MPEVDNPQLGHSHSYPYERREEERDWHWGMVVNTNRCINCNTCSFACKSTWTSGEGEEYMWWMNVETEPYGGYPMGWDMRLLDDLGANETIFDAADGGEDVHGYIAEKQAWEYPALGDDQVHGEYPEGEVVESDLENDEYHDIWQFYLPRLCNHCKNPACLAACPRKAIYKREEDGIVLLDQERCRGYRRCVKACPYHKPMYNPETGITEKPVGCYPRIEEGNVPRCVSSCIGKTRLHGNINRGPDAGPAGGKSSAASGRSPINYLVHSDEKVALPLYPQFGTQPQVFYMPPYHVPPEFLTQMFTPNTDQKRNDWPGSTYEESVKIVQERVRNPSHEVLGILQLFGATTRLIETYNVKENRVKGWDRTGEKVVDVPIEEPMEVREGEMWTNQP is encoded by the coding sequence ATGCCCGAGGTAGACAACCCACAGCTCGGCCACTCGCACAGCTACCCGTACGAACGCCGCGAGGAGGAGCGGGACTGGCACTGGGGGATGGTGGTCAACACCAACCGGTGTATCAACTGTAACACCTGCTCCTTTGCCTGCAAGTCCACCTGGACCAGCGGCGAGGGCGAGGAGTACATGTGGTGGATGAACGTCGAGACCGAGCCCTACGGCGGCTACCCGATGGGCTGGGACATGCGGCTGCTGGACGACCTCGGCGCGAACGAGACGATCTTCGACGCCGCCGACGGCGGCGAGGACGTCCACGGCTACATCGCCGAGAAGCAGGCCTGGGAGTACCCCGCGCTGGGCGACGACCAGGTCCACGGCGAGTACCCCGAGGGCGAGGTCGTCGAGTCGGACCTGGAGAACGACGAGTACCACGACATCTGGCAGTTCTACCTCCCCAGGCTCTGCAACCACTGCAAGAACCCGGCCTGCCTCGCGGCCTGTCCGCGCAAGGCCATCTACAAGCGCGAGGAGGACGGCATCGTCCTGTTAGACCAGGAGCGCTGTCGGGGCTACCGCCGCTGTGTGAAGGCCTGCCCGTACCACAAGCCGATGTACAACCCCGAGACGGGCATCACCGAGAAGCCCGTCGGCTGTTACCCCCGCATCGAGGAGGGGAACGTCCCGCGGTGTGTCTCCTCCTGCATCGGGAAGACCCGCCTCCACGGCAACATCAACCGGGGTCCCGACGCCGGCCCGGCCGGCGGGAAGTCCTCCGCGGCCAGCGGGCGCTCGCCCATCAACTACCTCGTCCACTCCGACGAGAAGGTGGCGCTGCCGCTGTACCCGCAGTTCGGCACCCAGCCCCAGGTGTTCTACATGCCGCCCTACCACGTGCCGCCGGAGTTCCTCACGCAGATGTTCACGCCCAACACCGACCAGAAGCGCAACGACTGGCCGGGCTCGACCTACGAGGAGTCGGTGAAGATCGTCCAGGAGCGGGTCCGGAACCCCAGCCACGAGGTGTTGGGCATCCTCCAGCTGTTCGGCGCGACGACGCGGCTCATCGAGACGTACAACGTCAAGGAGAACCGCGTGAAGGGCTGGGACCGCACGGGCGAGAAGGTCGTCGACGTCCCCATCGAGGAGCCGATGGAGGTCCGCGAGGGGGAGATGTGGACCAACCAACCCTGA
- a CDS encoding TorD/DmsD family molecular chaperone has product MQDTPQHHARRAALYGFVATAFHYPDEAVVTDLFDAEVREAVREAGAELDLAAETTALLEALADADPDAMEPAYNDLFGLPGEDGTYPVVPYEAHYTTGEEVNESQRRIATVVGLLEEFDLEVSDEFDERQDHVAVELELMQVVAAQRAVALESGDDEAAVHLAQAGATVLDEHLVDFVPALAHSVPDGSGDAAPASQVYAAAADLAAALVEFDEASHPDPIAAGTGVRADG; this is encoded by the coding sequence ATGCAGGACACACCACAGCACCACGCGAGACGCGCCGCGCTGTACGGGTTCGTCGCGACGGCGTTCCACTACCCGGACGAGGCGGTCGTGACGGACCTGTTCGACGCCGAGGTCCGCGAGGCCGTCCGCGAGGCCGGTGCCGAACTGGACCTGGCCGCAGAGACCACGGCGCTGCTGGAGGCCCTCGCCGACGCCGACCCGGACGCGATGGAACCGGCGTACAACGACCTGTTCGGGCTGCCGGGCGAGGACGGCACCTACCCCGTCGTCCCCTACGAGGCCCACTACACCACCGGCGAGGAGGTCAACGAGAGCCAGCGACGGATCGCCACCGTCGTCGGTCTGCTCGAGGAGTTCGACCTCGAGGTCAGCGACGAGTTCGACGAACGCCAGGACCACGTCGCCGTCGAGCTCGAGCTGATGCAGGTCGTCGCCGCCCAGCGGGCCGTCGCGCTCGAATCCGGCGACGACGAGGCGGCCGTCCACCTCGCACAGGCCGGCGCGACCGTCCTGGACGAGCACCTCGTCGACTTCGTGCCGGCGCTGGCCCACAGCGTCCCCGACGGCTCCGGGGACGCCGCGCCCGCTTCCCAGGTGTACGCCGCCGCCGCCGACCTCGCGGCGGCGCTCGTCGAGTTCGACGAGGCGAGTCACCCCGACCCGATCGCCGCCGGAACGGGGGTGCGTGCCGATGGCTGA
- a CDS encoding ethylbenzene dehydrogenase-related protein, with protein MADLDRSAARRATAAAAVVAALLVVGQMAVTAAVVGGQQPLVETERLPQTAADDRWEQAPSRTVSLSKQQMAVPYGGGSVDEMQVQALTNESHVAIRLTWTDPTNDTSLRAPTNYSDAAAVMLHSGEKPPITMGATGTPVDIWYWRAQWQYGVDDSAAWSNDMYAYPHPDNETKPGLAAGNPLSKARYADYGQNYYAAGYGSLSYAPTQNVRARGTRDGDEWSVVFVREHTTDGTYDAAFRQNETMYLAFAVWNGSADEVNGKKSLTMQFSTLNTSSGELAAASTGGGGGDGSAAGGTGGGAESGGTGGGTSPLFSSVGTVIAAVVVSWTVVYWRAVR; from the coding sequence ATGGCTGACCTAGACCGGAGCGCGGCCCGCCGGGCGACCGCCGCCGCGGCCGTCGTCGCCGCCCTGCTGGTCGTCGGTCAGATGGCGGTCACGGCCGCCGTCGTCGGCGGCCAGCAGCCGCTCGTCGAGACCGAGCGGCTCCCACAGACCGCGGCGGACGACCGATGGGAACAGGCACCTTCGCGGACCGTCTCGCTGTCGAAACAGCAGATGGCCGTCCCCTACGGCGGCGGCAGCGTCGACGAGATGCAGGTCCAGGCGCTGACCAACGAGAGCCACGTCGCGATCCGGCTGACCTGGACCGACCCGACCAACGACACGAGTCTGCGTGCGCCGACGAACTACAGCGACGCGGCCGCGGTGATGCTCCACAGCGGCGAGAAGCCGCCGATCACGATGGGCGCGACCGGGACGCCGGTCGACATCTGGTACTGGCGCGCCCAGTGGCAGTACGGCGTCGACGACAGCGCCGCGTGGAGCAACGACATGTACGCCTACCCGCACCCGGACAACGAGACCAAGCCCGGGCTGGCGGCCGGGAACCCGCTCTCGAAGGCCCGCTACGCCGACTACGGGCAGAACTACTACGCCGCCGGCTACGGCTCCCTGAGCTACGCGCCGACCCAGAACGTCCGGGCGCGCGGGACCCGGGACGGCGACGAGTGGTCGGTGGTCTTCGTCCGGGAGCACACGACCGACGGGACCTACGACGCCGCGTTCCGGCAGAACGAGACGATGTACCTCGCCTTCGCCGTCTGGAACGGCAGCGCCGACGAGGTCAACGGGAAGAAGTCGCTCACGATGCAGTTCAGCACGCTGAACACCTCCTCGGGCGAACTCGCCGCCGCCAGCACCGGCGGCGGCGGTGGCGACGGGAGCGCCGCCGGCGGGACCGGCGGTGGGGCCGAGAGCGGCGGGACCGGCGGGGGTACCAGTCCGCTGTTTTCCTCGGTCGGGACCGTGATCGCCGCCGTCGTCGTCAGCTGGACGGTCGTCTACTGGAGGGCCGTCCGATGA
- a CDS encoding HEAT repeat domain-containing protein, whose product MSYENWSARGRAPGDSETEVRAALSADTARTRQDAAIALVDAAESGLEAATVDALEARVREDDDPEVRQFAVEALGVAGAATEAIADALADPEPWVRAEAVVALSRAGGDPDEMRAALDDDSGWVRRNAVIALGKLGAADQPLLIERIKSDTHPAVREYAAQFLGEVADDVPEAERILAAVLAREPNAFARAKAAESLGQLGTDRAETALEDHGVTDRSEDVVRAARQALAAARGTDPDDLDVEVDPPSAPGSGPDTPAERSVAGDGFDPAGSFGERSRGGSPAPGGAPGFDPQRDLNTNPEDRT is encoded by the coding sequence ATGAGCTACGAGAACTGGAGCGCCCGCGGCCGCGCCCCGGGGGACAGCGAGACCGAGGTGCGGGCTGCGCTTTCCGCCGACACGGCACGGACGCGCCAGGACGCCGCCATCGCGCTGGTCGACGCCGCCGAGTCCGGCCTCGAAGCGGCGACCGTCGACGCCCTCGAAGCGAGGGTCCGCGAGGACGACGACCCGGAGGTCCGGCAGTTCGCCGTCGAGGCGCTGGGCGTCGCCGGCGCGGCGACGGAGGCGATCGCCGACGCGCTGGCGGACCCGGAGCCGTGGGTCCGCGCCGAGGCCGTGGTCGCGCTCTCGCGGGCCGGCGGCGACCCGGACGAGATGCGGGCGGCGCTCGACGACGACAGCGGGTGGGTCCGGCGCAACGCCGTCATCGCGCTGGGCAAGCTGGGGGCGGCCGACCAGCCGCTGCTGATCGAGCGAATCAAGTCCGACACTCACCCCGCAGTCCGGGAGTACGCCGCGCAGTTCCTCGGCGAGGTCGCCGACGACGTCCCGGAGGCCGAGCGCATCCTCGCGGCGGTGCTGGCCCGGGAGCCGAACGCCTTCGCCCGCGCGAAGGCCGCCGAGAGCCTGGGCCAGCTCGGGACCGACCGCGCGGAGACAGCCCTGGAGGACCACGGCGTCACCGACCGGAGCGAGGACGTCGTCCGCGCGGCCAGGCAGGCGCTGGCGGCCGCCCGCGGGACCGACCCCGATGACCTCGACGTCGAGGTCGACCCGCCGTCGGCACCAGGGAGCGGCCCCGACACCCCGGCCGAGCGGTCCGTCGCCGGCGACGGCTTCGACCCGGCGGGATCGTTCGGCGAGCGGTCCCGCGGGGGGTCGCCGGCCCCGGGCGGTGCGCCCGGCTTCGATCCGCAGCGCGACCTGAACACGAACCCGGAGGACAGGACCTGA